A region of the Plectropomus leopardus isolate mb unplaced genomic scaffold, YSFRI_Pleo_2.0 unplaced_scaffold15471, whole genome shotgun sequence genome:
AGGGCTGTCACAGAATTTCTATAGTTAATCATGGTTACTCACATTGTTgtcatttccattattttgcattaaaaaactgTTATGCAGTCAAAAAAAAGACTAGGCccaatattaatttttaaacccCCTCGGATCAAATCATCAGTCATTTCGTCCTGTCCTGCACCACAGCGGTCTGCTGACTCTGtggtttctttaaaagtctaaaaagaCACGAGTCTAAACAGGCATTTGGGTAACTTGTATGCACTTGctctgtattttcttgtttttttgtgtgtttcttgtttgtttttttaactttgcaaaatagttttgcacttttaactACCTGGCTTTGAAAGTCACCTGATCATCTTTCTTCTGTCTGTGACTTATTACTGCTCCTGTTGCCAAAGTATTAACGCACACACGTCCTCTCTCTCACCTTGACTGCGCTGACCCCTCCCTCCAGGCCAGTTCCAGTGCCAAAGGGGATGATGGGAAGGTTGTGGTTGTTGCAGACCTTTGCCAGGGCGCTGACCTCCTCCACACAACGAGGGAACAACACCACATCAGGGGGGCAACATCTGGACAACAGCAATGCAACACTCACTCACTAAAGGTTCTCCACTAAACAGCACACACAATGTCACATCATTTTACGCCGAAACAAAACACTCCCGAGCCAAACTGCTGCTCCTCACTCCAGTCAAGAAAGTAGCAGTGATGCACCTAAAAGCTGGTTTACCATTAAAACTCAAAAAGAAATAGGAGAAGGTGCTGTTATTAGGTGTCATCATGTCAGTCCTTGAATCACAAATATTCCCTTTTGGTGTAATGCCACACAACTTCTTactgtattattttgtgttaaaagttaattttgcgTATTATTGGAAGAATGCTGACAATACATTATTATGACAGAGACTCACCTGTGTACAGACTCATCTTTGCCGTGTTGCTCTCTGACAGCTTCGCCCAATGAGACGCCGTCCTCGCCACATATCGACCTGAATGCAGAGAGCGCGCTGTCAAGAGCAGCactctggacacacacacacacacacacacacacacacgattacACATAGTGATGATAAAAGAAATTCAACACAAAGTGAAGTTAGGAAAGCAAAGTTGATGACAAAGATATATATTTGACCTGTGACCTGGGagtatttcattaaataaattacGTGAAAAGGTCATATGTTTGGAATACCCTGGAGTCCGGCGTTGTGTAAAAGTGTATTACCCCATCAAATAGTACGCCCCTGCCCTCGATGGTAAGGTCTGAGAGCGGCATATGGACTAGATaagtaaaaaatacttcaaGTTTTGctgatcttaaaaaaacaaacatacaaacaaatatatatggttatttattatcaaaataaagtaagataaaaacaacttaaaaaagaatATGTTAGTGCTTCAAGTAAAAAATAAGTGCTGACATAACTAAAAAACACTAAGACACACTTGGGTTCGTAATAAAACCATAACATGATAACTACTACAAGTATCAAACCATTAAAATCTAAGGGTTAGGTTCAGGTTTAGATAGCTGGAAACACATATCGATGAGGAAACAGTCTTCCACACAACACAGAAACTCAGTCAGTCTATGCTACTAATTAAAGTTACTAAATTTAgcacatatttatttctttatttcttgtttatttaatgaacatcagtatataatacaaatgtaaatatgccagaGGTAGCAGGAGTGCTAAATTACATCCATAAAcccttggcaggtaacagacaaacaaaaacaaagaaaacaaacaaacaaaaaaaaattcatacagaggacaaaagtgcaGTAACAGTCACAATGTAAACTGGCATAAAGTGCATAGTATAAAGTACATGGTGCAAAGAGCCTTATCTATGTGCAAAGTGCTGTATTCAACACATGTTGGTTGGGCGCAAGTATCATGGATCGCTACATAAAAGAACAAGGAGCTATATTGCGGACACAGCGCATAAGaagaatttaaataaactgatcGTCTCCTGCCGCCCAGAGTGGATCTACATGCTGGAGacttcaccaaaaaaaacagcaggtgaTTCATATATACATGCATAGACATGCAtacatcatttttaatttctggcTAGGTTGttggggagggaggggggccTAGGGCACCAACTGTGTTAGAGCCGCCACTGCATCATTACTACAAGGTCACATAGATAGCACAACTTAAATGGGCATTTAAGGTGGACTTTTCCAGAGCTAAAATACAGCCATGTTAAGAGGCTAAATAGAGCACAGTATCAAACTCGTATGTGCACAATTTACGTTGTATCACTGCAACACAGTGTGCAACTCACCACAACAAGTGTGCAAAGTAACTTAACGTcaccacaaaatacacaaagtttCCACATTATCTGCACAGAAAGTGCAGCTAACAGCAGCTAGATTAATACGTTTGCGTATGACCGACATGTTAACACACTGCGTGCTTTACAAGCTCTGTCACTGAGTTAATATCACGCTGTCACCTTTATTATCGCGAGCTACATGCAGGTACAAAAGTAA
Encoded here:
- the LOC121964391 gene encoding probable D-lactate dehydrogenase, mitochondrial; this encodes MLLGLTASTRLLSHRPLLVQSRSVKSLNTAGSAALDSALSAFRSICGEDGVSLGEAVREQHGKDESVHRCCPPDVVLFPRCVEEVSALAKVCNNHNLPIIPFGTGTGLEGGVSAVK